A genome region from Bombilactobacillus bombi includes the following:
- a CDS encoding type II CAAX prenyl endopeptidase Rce1 family protein codes for MQALKSPSIRVIWYIIWLALVIFSQKLEQLCLGNKGLNPLMAVIFVVLSGLILFFMWARYQHEQQCFNSPTNSLHQGITEFFGLIAFAIIAIGLFMMLISYLKAMGRFPYLINRADYLDRGSIAFWFDLLATSLVIAIEQQFVTTGFFFNYFLRRNSLGSALAGIFLSGLIYGLLNLEVLHWINFFIYMAIGWMLATIYLSTQNFRICVMMAVFIAILKVILI; via the coding sequence ATGCAAGCATTAAAATCTCCTTCTATTCGAGTGATTTGGTACATAATTTGGCTAGCTTTGGTAATTTTTTCACAGAAACTAGAACAGCTATGTTTAGGTAATAAGGGATTGAATCCATTAATGGCTGTTATTTTTGTGGTTTTATCAGGGCTAATCTTATTTTTTATGTGGGCACGTTATCAGCATGAACAACAATGTTTTAATTCTCCTACCAACAGCTTACATCAGGGAATAACGGAATTTTTTGGTTTGATTGCTTTTGCTATTATTGCCATTGGTCTATTTATGATGCTGATTAGTTATTTAAAGGCTATGGGGCGCTTTCCATATCTAATCAATCGTGCTGATTATTTAGATCGGGGATCCATCGCTTTTTGGTTCGATTTATTAGCTACTTCATTAGTTATTGCCATTGAACAACAATTTGTGACCACCGGTTTTTTCTTTAATTATTTTTTAAGACGTAACTCTTTAGGTAGTGCTTTAGCAGGGATTTTTTTAAGTGGCTTAATTTATGGTTTGTTGAATTTAGAAGTGCTTCATTGGATCAATTTCTTTATTTATATGGCTATTGGTTGGATGCTGGCGACTATATATTTATCAACTCAAAATTTTCGTATTTGTGTAATGATGGCAGTTTTTATAGCCATTCTTAAGGTTATTTTAATTTAG
- a CDS encoding pyridoxamine 5'-phosphate oxidase family protein, which translates to MQSLTEEMKTMIGEQFAFLATVDKDGYPKVGPKGSLHVLDDQHLVYYEHTFRHAYNNIISNGRVAVAVADKKAQKGFRFEGVAHLHENDEVTEKLLPKPVIERFNRGAVVIIDIQSIYKLDNTLEAGTRIAEN; encoded by the coding sequence ATGCAAAGTTTAACAGAAGAAATGAAAACTATGATTGGAGAACAGTTCGCATTTTTGGCCACAGTTGATAAAGATGGCTATCCTAAAGTTGGGCCGAAAGGATCATTGCATGTGTTAGATGATCAGCATTTAGTATATTATGAGCACACATTTCGTCATGCTTACAATAATATCATCTCTAATGGTCGAGTAGCAGTGGCCGTAGCTGATAAAAAAGCCCAAAAGGGCTTTCGCTTTGAGGGCGTTGCTCATCTTCATGAAAACGACGAAGTTACTGAAAAATTATTACCAAAACCTGTTATAGAGAGATTTAATCGGGGAGCTGTTGTAATTATTGATATTCAATCTATTTATAAGCTAGATAACACCCTTGAGGCTGGTACGCGGATAGCTGAAAATTAA